In Thermococcus profundus, the genomic stretch GTAGTAAGTCTTAATCCCGGCATCGTTAAGCTTCCCCTCGATGTGGGACAGGACCTCCTTGGTGTAGCCCGTGGGGGAGGGTATTTCCAGTATCTCCTTCAAAATCTCGACGACGCGCTCCATGATGACCACCGTTCAAAAATTGTTCGAAGGGTTGAAAAGGGAATCGGTTAGAAACCGATGGCCCTGAGGGTTGTGAAGAAGACGAGAGTGATGAGCGTCAGAACCACGGTAACCCCAATCCCCTCCTCTGCCTTCAGCTTATAGTGGGCCAGGATGACGTTCGCCATTATGGCCGGCGGCATCGCTGACTCCACCAGGACGGCGTAGTAGACATCTCCAGCGCCCTTCAGGGTCAGGAAGACGAAGATGAACGGGAGGACGTTCCTGAAGAGACCGACCTCGACGAGGTGCCTCAGCCTGAACTCGCGGAGGTCTATTATCGATCCGAAGTAAACCAGCAGGAGCGGGATGCTCCACCAGCCGACTTCCTTCACTGGGTTCAGGAGCCACGCCGGGAGCCGCACACCAGCGAGGACTAGGGCCAGCGCCAGAAGGTTTGCGGCCGTTGGAGGGAACTTAAGGGCCCTGACCAGGCTGTTCTTCACCGAGGCCCGGCCGCTTGAATAGTGAGCCGCTATGAACGTCGCTAGCGGGAGAACGATGAGGCTGTTGGTGGTGGAGTAGAGTATCGCGGGCGTTATGTCGTCCAGGAAGAGGCTCGCTATGGGGAAGCCCATCGCCGCGGTGTTCGGGTAAGTTGAGAGTATCATGAGCGCCCCGCGCCAGTTGTCGTCTTTTACAAAGCTTCTCGCGTAGATGTAAGACATGCCAAGGCTCAGGGTTATGATGAGGACGACGTAGATGAAAACGAGCCGTATGCTCAGGAGGTAGCCCAAATCCTTGCTCGCCACGTTGCCGAAGACGAAGAGTGTGAGCAGTATCCTGGTTGAGAAGACGTTGAGCCACTGGAAGGGCCTTTCGTCCCGGACCAGCCACTTCAGGACGCACCCAACGGCTATTACGGCGAGCATCTCGTAGATGTTCATGGTGAGAGCTCGGGCTTAGCGTTTAAAAGTCTGTCGAGTATGTCCGAAAAATAAAAAAGAGAAAACGGAGAGGGGGCTCACTCCTTCTTCTCAACCCTGTGCAGGGGCCACCAGGCTTTCTCCCCAAAGAGGGCCATTGTGGCCGGTCCTATGAAGTACACCGCCAGCGTTGCCGTTAGGAGGACGCCGAGGGCCAGTGCAAAGCCTATCTCCCTGATGCCCCACGTTGCACCGGTCATCAGTGAGCCGTAGGTAGCCGTGAGCACGGCCGCTAGACCTACCACTAGAGTGTCCATGGTTCCCGCCGCGACTATCAGGGCATCCTCGGGCTTTCTCCTCTCGAACTCATCCCTGGCCTTCACGAGGTAGAAGCTGTTGTAGTCGATGCCGACACCCATCAGCACGATGAAGACCATCAGCGGCAGGAACCACATGACCTGCTGTCCGAAGACCCTCTCGAAGAGCCAGCTCGATATCGTTATGCTGAGGAGAACTCCAGTGGCTATCGTGCCCATAGTTGCTATGACCGCCGGCAGGCCCCTGAGCGTCGGTATGAGCGACAGGAACATCAGGAGGAGCGCCACTGGGAATATCCTGTGCCAGAAGACGTCGTTGATGAGGTTGCTGAGGTCGAGAGCTAGAGCCGTGTTCCCCCCGACCATTTCACCGGCGATACTTCCGGAGTCCTTCTCTCCCTTTACGATGTCCCTTATCTCCCTGACCATCTCCTTTGAGCGCTCGTCAGTGGCGCTGTACTTTCCAACGACCTGGATGAGAACCTTGTTCTCCTTCTCGGAGAGATAGCGGTCTCCGCCAAGAGATTTCAGGGTTTCGATGTCGCTGGTGTTGATGGCCTTCCCGTAGGGCATGGTGAAGGTGTAGACGTGCTGAACCCCTTTTACCCCGGCTATCTTTTCCGCTATCGAGTTTATCTCCGCCAGATCATCCGCGCTGATCCTGTGGCCGAGGTCGAGGACGACGTAAGTCGGTGAGCTGACCCCAGCTCCGACGGTTTTGTCGCTCAGGTCAAGGAAGTGGTACGTCTCGCTGTCCTTGGGGATGAAGAGCTTGACGTCGTGGGTTCCGTGGAAGTTGGTGAAGTTGTACGCCGCCGGAACTGCTATGAGAAGGGCTATTATCGTGACGACCTTGGCGTGCTTTACCGCCCATTCAGCTATTCTGCTCCTCTCGTGGAGGTCAACGTTTCCGATGTGGTGCTCGATGTGCCTTGGCCACCAGAATATCGGCTTGTCCCCTATCAGGACGGTTATCGCGGGGATGAAGGTCAGGCTCGCGAGGAGGACTATGATGACGGCCAGGGGCGCTATTACGCCCATCGTCTTGAATATTGGGAACTCCCAGGCGAGGACAAAGCTGGCGAAGGCTATGATGTCCGTTGATGCGCTCGCCAAAACTGCATCCTTAGCCCTCTTTAGGGCCTCGCTCGCGGCCCCGTCGTGGTCGTAGCCTTCAGCCAGGTACTCCTTGAAGCGGTGGAGGTAGTAGGTTGAGTAGTCTATACCGAGACCGAGGGCGGTGGTTACCGTGAGCATCTGGGCCCAGCTTCCAACGTCGAGGATGTCTCCCCTGGCGAGCAGGTAGAGCATTCCAAGGGCGGTCAGGGTAGAGGTCGCAACGCCCGTGAACGGCAGGAGCGTCGCGAGGAGGGCCACCCCCATCAGGATCAGGAGCACGAGCAGGGCACCAGCCACGCTGAACTTCGTGGTCTTGTCGTTGTCCTCCTTTCCGTACTTGATGGCCTCGTAGGTCTGTATCGGGGTTCCCGTGACGTAGGCCTCGACTTCCTTGAAGTCCTTTCCGAACTCCTTCAGGGCCAGTTCCTTGACCTTGAGAGAGCTCTCGTACTGCGCTTTGCTGGCCTTTTCCAGGTCGCTGATCCCCTCGCCGCCCTTCGGGGTGAAGAGTATCAGCATCGTCCTGTTGTCCTTGCTCTTCAGCATTTCTATGTAGTCCCTGGCGTTTTCGTAGAGCTTGGAGTAGAGATCGTCCGAGAGGGGTTTGACTTCGTCCTCGGTTATGGAATCTGGATCGTCCAGGTGCTTCATGGAGATATCGATAACGAGGCCCGCGTCGAGATCCTCCGTCACCGGGTTGTCCTTGAGGTTCTCGGATATTATTTCGAGTGCTTTTTCCCTTACGAGGGCCTCTGTTCTGCTCTCATCAATCGGGTATTCCGAGGCCACACTCTCGGCTATCTCAATGACCTTTCCCTTCACATCCTTGGGGAGGTTCCTCTCCTTCATCTCCTCCTCAACGCCCTCAAGGAAGAGGGCCCTGGCGATCTCACCTGGGGATGAGCCCTCGTAGAGCCTTTCAACCACTTCCTCGATGGTCCAGTTCCCGGGCAGATCGACGTTTCCCGCCAGGCTGACCACGACCTCAACGGTGGCGTTCTCAATTCCCTCTCCCCTTGCGAGGCCTTGGGGGTTGCTTAAAGCCGCGTTTAATATCTCCTCCGCCGTTTTCTCGGAATCACCAATACCTTTCTCCTCCAGCTTTTCGATGAGGCCGCTCAGCAGGATCTCTCTGGTCACTCTTTCGAGCTTCTCCGCGTCTCCCCCGCTCTCATAGATCTCCCTCAGGTACTTTTCGTCTATTACAACTCCTTCCTCCGCGAACGCTTTCTCCGCCGCTTCTATGGTCGCTTCCTCAAGGGAGGTCTCGTTTTTGGCAATGCCCTCCGCAACGTTCACAATGACATTGGCGAGTTTGGCCGGGTCTTTGACTTTTCCCTCCAGCCTCTTTGAGACCTCTTCAGCGAGCACCTCTCTGGTCACGGTCTCGGGATTCTTCCCCTCGTAGAGCTCCCGGAGGTATTTCTCGTTCAGGAAGACGCCCCTTTGGGTAAGGATGCCTTTGATGATTTCGATGGTGGCGTCCTCGAGCTCTTCAGCACTCGTTGAGATTCCCGGATTGGAGGCGGCGGTGTCGACTATTATCCCGGCCATTCCCTCGGGGTTCTCAGTCCCTTTCTCTGCCAGCTCTTCGGCTACGGCTTTTCTGAGCACCGCCTTTGCCACCTCTGAGATCCTGGCTTCGTCACCACCGCTCTCGTAGACCTCCCTCAGGAGGGACTTGTCCGTGGGAACGTTCTCCTCCTTTAGAATGGCCGCTGTGGCCTCGATGGTTGCGTTTTCGAGGAGGGCGCCGTTTGAAGTGAGGATCCCCTCCGCGTTGGGGTCGTATGTCATGGTCGCGTTGACTACGATGGGTGCAATTGACTTGGCCTCGTTTCCAACCTCCTCCATAAGTCCCTCTTCGAGGAGGGTTCTTTCGAGATCTTTCGTCGGACCTTTCCTGAGGAGCCCGGTGAGAACCGCCTTTGGGTCGGGAAGCTTGAGGAGCGGACTATCAGGCTGGGTCTTTGAGAGGTACTCCATGGCAAACTCAGCTGTCTCTTCCTCGACGGCTTTGGGAGTGGGATTGGGGCCCAGGGAGATGGAGACGTTGACCAGGAGTGAGAGGGTCTCCGAGTTTATCTCCCCGAAGCCGGGAACGGTCATGCTCTCCCCGCTGGCCGCTATCACCTCGGGGGTGTTTTCAAGGGCGGCTGTGGCCAGCTGGGAGGAAACCCTGGGTAAGAGATCCTCCGGAAGTTCTTGGACAGCGTAGGGGCTTCCGTGTGTTCTATCAAAACCCTCAACTGCAAGGTAGAAAGCGTAGGCGTAGGCTTCGGCCAGCTTTCTCTCGCCTGGATCGCTGAGGGTGGAGAGCACTATCCCTGAGGTAACGTTTGCAAGGGCGCCGTCCGTTACACCGGCGCTTCCGTAGTGGGAGTAGATCTGGCTGGTCGCGTTGAAGACGGCGTAAACGAACTCCACAGAAGTTCCGGTTGCGTTGGCAACGGCCTCGGCGGTGGTGGGATCGAGGGATCCGCTGGAGTAAACCCCTGCCGTGGTGAGGGCCCTGTAGACACCCACCGTGCCAGCGTAGGCCCTTCCGTAGGTTTCGTTGAGGGCGTAGAGGCCCCTGTTTATCTCCCATATTGTGGCGTTGAGGGCCTTAAGGGTCTCGCTTGTCCTGCTCAGGTTCTCGTGAAGCACAACGTAGGCCGCGTCGGTCGAGTTGATTGCCGTGCTGAGGTTTGCCATTTTGCCGTACAGGAGGGTCAGGTTCTCCATCAGCTCGGAGTAGACCTGGGCAGTCTGGTTCAGGGCGCTGGAGAGCTCGATCATCTGAGCTTGGAGTTGGGTCAAGTTGTAGCTGAGCTCGACGTAAGCGCCGGAGGTCTGGTTGATCGCATTCTGGAGTTCAATCATCTTACCGTATGCCTCTGTGAGGTTCTCCCTTAGTTCAAGGTACACCTTCGCCGTCTCCTGGATAGCTTCTTTCGTGTCGCTGATGCTCGCCGCGAGGTCGCTCATGTTCCTGAGAATGGTTCCGTAGGTTTCGTTCATCTCAACCGTCGTGTTGTAGAGCGAGGAGGTCAGATTGGCCGCGATCAACGTTACGTTCAGCGCCACTTCATCGGACTTGTTCCTGAGCAGATCAACGGCGTCGTAGTAGCTGGTGAAGTTGCTCCCGTACGTTTCTGCCTTGCCCTTGAGCCTCTCGTAGGCTTCCCTGGCCCTCGGATCGTTCACGTCTATACCAGTTACTATCATGTACGTCTGGTTCGTGCTCTGGGAGAAGCTCGGGAACTCCCTCTCGAGGGTGTGCTGAACCTTCACCGACTCAACATCGTTCGGAAGGAACTGGTCCATGCTGTAGTTGGTTACATCATGGAGCCTGCTTGCGAGCGGTATCGAGAGGAGTACCGCTATTATCCAGACGGCCACTATAGCCTTCGCGTGCTTTACAATCCACTCGTTCCACGCCATATCCACCACCAATGTCGCTTTTCAACATGGTGTTTCTTAACATGTCGAAATCCGACATGTCGTTTGGAGAAGCCTTTATAAACCTTTTGCCCGAAGTTTGGAACAAAGGTGGTGAAAGATGAGCGAAGACGTTGAACGACGAATAATAAAGGGTCTGTTTACGGTGCCTCTGAAGGACATAATACTTGTTATAGTTGGCCTTAAGGGTGAGGCCCACGGCTACGAGATACTCAAGGAGCTGGAGAAGCTTGCGATAGGTCTGTGGAAGCCCAGCCACAGCAACCTCTACACGATCCTCAACAAAATGGTCGAGGAAGGCCTGCTGGAGCCTAGGGAAGAATACCGGGGAAAGGTCAGGAGGGTGAAGTACAGCCTCACCCCCAAGGGATTGGAGTATTTGAAGGTCTCCAACGATCTGGCTTTGAGGGTTCTGTACACGGCCGTGAACTATCACGAAGCCCTCAAGCGGAAGCTGGATACTCTCGGTGAGAAGAGGGAGATGGACAAGGAGGCCGTCAGGGAGTACCTCGAACTGCTGAAGAGCATACGGGACATTCTGGACGAGGAGATAAAGACGATAGAGGAAAAGCTCTCCTAATGCCTCCCCTTTTTTGCCTTTTCCGGATTCCTGCGTTTCTGGTGGGGTTCCGTTCCTCCCCAGTGTCTCGGATGATTGGGGTCTCGGGCTTTAACTCCGGACCGATAAACTTTTATATACCTACAGCACTAGTTGAGTACAGAAAAGTGTACTACAAAAATCTGTACCTGGTGGTAGCATGGACGATTTGAAGGCCCAGCTCGAGGAGCTGAAGAAGAGGCTGGAGGTGCTTGAGGAGAACATCGACCCAGTTGACGAGGTCATGCTCTCCATAAAGGCCCGTCTGAAAAAGCGGCTTGAGGGTGGGGTTCTGCCTGAGATAGACGAAGAGAAAGCCGCCAAGACCCTGAAGGCCCTCGCCAACCCCGACAGGATAAGGATCCTGAAGATGCTCGCCGAGAGACCGATGGGCTTCAAGGAGATGAAGGAGATCCTGGGTGTCGAGAGCCCAACCGTTTCTCACCACCTCAAGCTCCTCGTCAGGACTGGAATGGTGAGGAAGGGTGATAAGTATGAGATTTCGCCCAACGGACGTTTGTTTTTGCGCTTGCTCGAGATTATAACTGCCCTTGAGGAGGTGGAAGAATGATGTACGGTTTCCAGGAAGAGAGTGGCTTCCGGTTCAGACTGGCCGAATATCTGAAAGCTCTCACGGCGCTCCTGCTTATACTCTGGCTCTTTAAGGGGCCGCTGAAGCTTGAAGCATACAACGACTACATGGTGTATGCGATAATAGCGCTCATCTTTGTCTTCGAGCTCCTGAGCGTCGGGAAGTGGTTTGGGGTAACGATAAGCGGGGTCGTTTTTGCCCTCGCCAAGGCCTCCTTTTGGACGAGCGTATTCCTGTTCTTCGGGAAGTGGCTGGGGTTATCCAAGACCTTCACAGGTGAGAACGCCACCATAACCGCGGGCACGATGTTCGCCTACGCGGTCGTCCTCTCCATAGCCGGCCTTCTGCTGACCAAGTTCGACGAGAGGAGGCTTGAATGGAAGGTTGAAAGGAATGCTTACGAGTTCAACGGCGCCTCTTTCGGCGGGGTCAGGCTCAATGGAAGCGGCAAGGCCTACCCGGTGAAGTTCGGAAGGAAGCTCGTTGGCTGGGTCATCGACGGCGACCTCACCGTGGAGGCAGAGACGCCTATTGGGAAGGTCACGAGAAGGCTTCTCTCTCCGGTTGCAGTCTGGACTTCGGAGAAGATTGCCGAAAAGAAGACCTCGCCAGATCCTGGTTTCGTCAAGAGGGCAAACGAGCTGATAAACCCCGACAGGCTCTACCACCCCAAGGACAAGGCGAGCGTCGTTGATCTGGGGATTGTAAAGGTCTACGAGGGCAGCGGCTTCGAGTACGTGAAAGTGCCCTTTGTGGAGGTCATAAGCACTCCCGCGGGGGAGGAGGTGAAGATAGGGCCGATGAGGTTCCGCGAGGGCAGGGTTGGAAGGTTCGTGGAAGAAATGCTCACCATAAGGGAACTCACCAACGGCTTCCAGCTAACCAAGGCCGGCGATAGGCTGACCATCAAGACTGAGGAGTACACGATAGAGACCGACGGGAGAAAGGTAACGTACAGAAGCGGCGATGAAACCCTGAGCCTTGGAGAAACCGTCTCCCTCCGTTCGGGAGACATCTCCGTCACCGTCGGCAGGGGGAGGGCCAAGCTCAGGATAGAGGACGTGGTTATCTCCGCCCGCGATGGAACTGTGAAAATCCGCGTCGGGGAGAAGACCCACACGATTGAGAGCAGGGAAGCCTGCAGCCTCGTCCTCAGGAAGGCGAAGGAGATAGTAGAGGAGCAGGGCGTTGAAATGGTAGAAGGTCTCGGCATAGACCGCGGAAAGCTGAACGCGCGCGTCAGGGAGCTGATAGACGAGCTGATGAGGTATTTGGGGTGATGGCGGTGATCTTTGAAAACGTGAGGGAAGTTGAGATATCTGCCGTGAACGGCAGAGTGGAGATTGAAGGCTGGGAGAACGACCACGCGGAAGTAAGTTACACCGTACACGGGGAGGCAGAGGTGGAAGTCGAGCGGAAAGGGGGGAAGCTCATCGTCAGGGAGGAGCCGAAGAAGAAGTTCCTCAACCTCTTCGGGAAGAGCGGCTGGGCCGAGGTTAGGGTAAGGGTGCCAAGAAAAGTCGCCGTGAGAGCCTCTACAGTGAACGGGGAAATAAAGGCAAAAAACGTCTCCTTCGAGAAGGTCTCCACTGTGAACGGAAGGATAGAGCTTGAAGACTGTAATGCGGGGGAGATAAGCAACGTGAACGGGAGGGTGAGGGCGCATTTAGCGTTCGCGAAATCCCTGAAAGTGGGCAGTGTCAACGGGCCGATTGAGGTTGAGATAGAGGAGCTTGAGGGGAACGCGAAGATAAGCACGGTGAACGGGCATATCAGAGTGGGTCTCTCCGACTTCTGCGATGCGACCATAAAGGCGGGCCGCGTGAACGGGGCGGTAACCTTCGAGGGCATTGACCCCGAGAACCCCGTGATCGGCACCGGCGATTACGAGGTGAAGGTCTCCACGGTGAACGGCGACATAACTGTTGAGCTGGTTTAGCTTTCTTTTTCTGCTCACTTCTGCGCGGAAGGCGGAAGTGGACTGAGCGGTCTAGTGCAGTTGTAGTAAGGGGGTTAGGGAAGATGCTCGACGACTTGAGGTCACTCGGAAAAAACTTCTGGCTATTCGCGGTGGGGCGCTTTATTTCACAGCTCGGCTGGGCGGTTCAGGATGTTGCGTTGCCCCTCTATGTTCTCGACAAGACCCACAGCGGGGGCATGATGACCGCATTCATCCTCGCCGAGATGATCCCGGCCATGATAGTAATGCCCTTCGCCGGGGTCGTGGGCGACCGCTACAACAGAAAGAAGCTGATGGTTTGGTTCGATATCGCGAGGGGGATTCTCCTCTTCGGCGTCCTGGCCTTCAACCTTCTGGAGCTGAACCAGCTTATAGTCGTTCAGGTTGTAATGGCAGTCATGGGCACGTTCTTCGGCTCCGCCACAAGCGCGATGTTTCCGGATCTTGTGGAACCAGATGAGCTTGAGAGGGCCAACTCGGTGAACTCTTCCATGAACATACTGGCGAGGCTGGTGGGGCCGGCCCTCGGCGGCTTTATCTACGCAGTCGGCGGCATAAGGCTTGCCATACTAATCAACGCGGTCAGCTTCTTCGGCTCCGGCCTGTTTGAGGCCCTCATAAAGTACGAATGGAGGACAAAGGAGCTTGAGAGCTTCTCCCAGGTTGTAGACGATCTGCGGGAGGGGATCTCGTACCTGCTTTCGAACAGGTATCTGAGGACCCTCATGTTCTTTGCCCTGTTTATGATGGCTTTCGGACAGCCATTTGGAGCCGTTCTCATGCCCTACTCATTCAGGGAAGTCCTTAAGTTCTCCAGCTATCAGTTCGGTCTTCTTGAGAGCGCCTTCATGCTCGGCGCCCTCGCCGGGAACATGCTGATAGGGATGAAGTTTGGCAGAAAGGCTGGAATGTATCTCTTCCACGCGCTCCTCTTCGACGGCTTCATGATACTTCTCTTTACGTGGGCAATAAGCCCGCTCTCAGCTTTTGATCGGACGGGGGTGTTCCTCTTCCTGGCGACAATCAACGTGCTCTGGGGGGCGGTTGAGGCTTTCTTAAGCGTCCCCTTAAACTCAAAGATTCAGCGCGCCGTCCCTAGTGAGCTGAGGGGGAGGGTGTTCTCTGCCATGGCGGTGATGATGCACGTTTCCGGGCCCCTCGGCCTGGTTGCAGTTGGGCCTCTCCTCGACAGGTTCCCAGCATGGGGGGTGTCACTCGGCCTCTGGGCCGGAATGGGTGCCGTGGTCGCTTATTTCTGGATGAATCACAGGGAAACCCTTCTTGCGGATGTGGGGGGAGAAAAGAATGGGAACGCGGAGGTTACTTAACCTCCTTTACCTTCCCCTCCCTCTTCTCTATGACCCTTGCCATTATAAAGAGCAGGTCACTGAGCCTGTTGAGGTAGACGAGTGCGTTCTGGCCGAAGCCGTAGTCGAGGACGAGCCTTGCAACCTTCCTCTCCGCCCTTCTTGCAACGGTCCTGCAGATATCGAGCTTGGCGCTGGCTATGGTTGAGCCCGGCAGGACGAAAGCCCTCATCTGGAACTCTTCTTCATACTTATGAATAAGCTCCTCCATCCACTTTACCTCTTCTTCCCCTATCTTTGCGTACTTCCCCTTGCTCGCCAGCTCTGCCATTAGGTCGTAGAGCTGAACCTGGATCTTTTCGAGGATCCCAACCATCTCCTCTGGGACGTAGTGCTTTGCCTCGCCGATGAAGCTGTCCAGCTCGTCTATCGTTCCGTTCGCCTCCATAATCGGCGAGTACTTTGCAACGCGCTCCCCGGTGAAGAGGCCGGTCAAACCCTTATCTCCAGTTTTCGTGGTAATGGACATTTTGACCACCAATCTCGATGGGGCAAAAACCTTTATTGCCTTTTTGGATGGGTGGGTTTTTATACTCCCTCGACCGTCGCCCAATGGGGTGAGAGAAATGGAGATAAGAGAGTTTCAGGACATGATAAGGGAGATCTACTTTCACAAGGATTCGAAGCGCGGCGTTGAGAGGACGTTTCTCTGGTTCGTCGAGGAGATTGGTGAGCTGAGCGAGGCGATAAGGAAGCGCGATAGGGAATCGATGGAGGAGGAGTTTGCAGACGTTCTGGCCTGGCTTGCGAGCCTTGCTAACCTGCTTGGGATTGATCTTGAGGAGGCGGCGAAAAAGAAGTACCCCGGCGTCTGTCCATACTGCGGGAAGAAGCCCTGTGAGTGCGAGGAGAAGTGACTACTCGTAAACGTTCTCCCGCTTTCCAAATTTAATAATCAAAATCAACAACTCATCTTTTTCAAGCTCGTAAATTACCCTATATCCTCCCAGACGCACTCTGAACGTGTTTTTACGGCCTTTGAGCTTTTTAATATCAAATCTTTCCGAGGGAATTGGGTTGAACCTGAGTTCTTCAACAAACTCATAAAATCTTTGTTTGATGCTATCAGGAGCTTGTTTTAAGCTTTTTAGTACATTTCGATGAAGAATCACTCTGTAGGACATAAAAAGTCCCTCACAGTCCGAGCTCTTTCTTCGCTTCTTCCCATAAGATCCCACTCTTTCTGGCCTCTTCAGACAGCTTGTCAATCTCTTGGAGTTCGTCCTCGGTGACTTCTTCCTCCTCAAGCTCCTGAATTTTCAGCTTGAGAAGCTCTTTTTCGATCTCATCCAGCTTTTTTCTCATTAATTGAATGTCTCGGAGGATTAGGGAGATGTTCACACTATCGCTCATGTCCTCACCACTTGTCGTTCTGTTTCGGGAAACTTAAAGCTTACGAGTCTTTTCGACCATCATCTAAGCGAAAAGATTTTTATACTCCGGAGAGCACTATCCTATGCAGTAAACCGAGGTGGTGTGCATGCATGAACTTGTGGAGTTCGCCGTTGAGAAGGCCCTCGAACTGGGGGCGGATTATGGGGAAGCGCGCTTCGAGGAGAAGAACGGCACTTCCCTGGCAATGAAAAACGGAAACCCCGAGGGGCTCTCGATAGAGGCAGACAAGGGGATTGGCATCAGGGTTCTCGTAAACGGTGGAATGGGCTTCGCCTCAACCAACGTTCTAACTAGGGAAAGCGTGGCCGAGGCGGTGAAGAAGGCCGTAAAGCTCGCTAAGGCCGCATCGAAGGTAAGGAACGAGCCGATACGCTTCAGCGAGGAGGACTTTCACGAAGTTTACTATGAGGTTAAGATGAGGAAGGACTTCCGCGGCGTTTCTCCGGAGGAGAAGCTTGAACTCCTGAAGAAAATCGAGGAGGAGGTAAAGGCTACCGGCGTAAACGTCCCGATGCGCTATCTAATGTACTCTGACCAGGTGTGGCACAAGATCTTCATGAACAGCGATGGGGCTTTGGTTGAGAGCGTTATTCCGCGCGTCTCAACGGTCTACAACCTCGTCGTCTTCGAGAACGGCCAGATGGAGCAGGCTCCATTCGTCCAGAGGGCCTTTGCCGGCGGGCTGGAACTTCTCGAGAGGGACGAACCCTGGAAGTGGGCTGTCAAGGATGTTCAGGCACTCAAGAGGCTTATCCAAGAGGGGCAGAAGGCACCCGAGGGGAAGGTTGACCTCGTGATAAGCCCCGAGGTCGCTGGAATAGCAGTACACGAGAGCGTCGGGCACCCCTACGAGTCAGACAGGATATTCGGAAGGGAGGCGGCCCAGGCGGGAGAGAGCTTCGTAAAGCCGGACATGCTCGGCGAGAGGATTGGAAGCGACGTCGTTACCGTCATTGAAGACCCAACGATACCGAACAGCTGGGGCTTCTATCTCTACGACGACGAGGGCGTTAAAGCCCGTCCGAGGTACCTAATAAGGAACGGAATCATCACCGAGTTTCTCACCAACAGAGAGTACGCCTACAAGCTCGGGCAGCGCTCAAACGCGGCCGCTAGGGCCATCAACTACAACCGCGAGCCGATAGTGAGGATGGCGAACACCTACCTAGCTCCAGGCGATCACTCCTTCGAGGAGCTGATTGAAGATATTAAGCTCGGCGTCTACATGGTGAGCTTCAACGAGTGGAACATAGACGATAGAAGATACCAGCAGAGGTACATAGGCAGAGAGGCTTATCTCATCGAGAACGGCGAGATAAAGCACCCTGTCAGGAGGCCCATCCTCGAGATAACGACGAGGGCTTTATGGAGCAGCGTCGATGCCGTTGGCAAGGATGTCGAGTTCTATCCAGGAACCTGCGGAAAGGGCGAGCCAGGACAGGGCGTTCCAGTCTGGATGGGCGGTGCCCACGCGAGACTACGCGATATTCCGCTTAGGAGGCCGTGAGGTGGTGGAGATGTTCGACGTTAACGAGTTCATCCTCAAGAAGGCGAAGGAACTCGGCTTCGGTGACGTGGTTGTCCTGAGCTACGAAACAAACCGGAGGCAGGTCCGCTTCGCCAACAACGAAATAACCATCGCCAAGAACTGGCACGAGAGGAAGGTCGAGCTCTTCGTGGAGCTGGAGAAGCGCGTTGCAGGAACGACGATAACCGAGCTGAGCGAGGAGAACATCGAGCGGACACTCAAAACGCTCCTCTCCAACATGAAGGGCATGGCCCCGAAGGAGGACTACTACGGCAT encodes the following:
- a CDS encoding MFS transporter; translation: MRGRRKWTERSSAVVVRGLGKMLDDLRSLGKNFWLFAVGRFISQLGWAVQDVALPLYVLDKTHSGGMMTAFILAEMIPAMIVMPFAGVVGDRYNRKKLMVWFDIARGILLFGVLAFNLLELNQLIVVQVVMAVMGTFFGSATSAMFPDLVEPDELERANSVNSSMNILARLVGPALGGFIYAVGGIRLAILINAVSFFGSGLFEALIKYEWRTKELESFSQVVDDLREGISYLLSNRYLRTLMFFALFMMAFGQPFGAVLMPYSFREVLKFSSYQFGLLESAFMLGALAGNMLIGMKFGRKAGMYLFHALLFDGFMILLFTWAISPLSAFDRTGVFLFLATINVLWGAVEAFLSVPLNSKIQRAVPSELRGRVFSAMAVMMHVSGPLGLVAVGPLLDRFPAWGVSLGLWAGMGAVVAYFWMNHRETLLADVGGEKNGNAEVT
- a CDS encoding cob(I)yrinic acid a,c-diamide adenosyltransferase — protein: MSITTKTGDKGLTGLFTGERVAKYSPIMEANGTIDELDSFIGEAKHYVPEEMVGILEKIQVQLYDLMAELASKGKYAKIGEEEVKWMEELIHKYEEEFQMRAFVLPGSTIASAKLDICRTVARRAERKVARLVLDYGFGQNALVYLNRLSDLLFIMARVIEKREGKVKEVK
- a CDS encoding DUF4097 family beta strand repeat-containing protein; its protein translation is MAVIFENVREVEISAVNGRVEIEGWENDHAEVSYTVHGEAEVEVERKGGKLIVREEPKKKFLNLFGKSGWAEVRVRVPRKVAVRASTVNGEIKAKNVSFEKVSTVNGRIELEDCNAGEISNVNGRVRAHLAFAKSLKVGSVNGPIEVEIEELEGNAKISTVNGHIRVGLSDFCDATIKAGRVNGAVTFEGIDPENPVIGTGDYEVKVSTVNGDITVELV
- a CDS encoding TldD/PmbA family protein; the encoded protein is MHELVEFAVEKALELGADYGEARFEEKNGTSLAMKNGNPEGLSIEADKGIGIRVLVNGGMGFASTNVLTRESVAEAVKKAVKLAKAASKVRNEPIRFSEEDFHEVYYEVKMRKDFRGVSPEEKLELLKKIEEEVKATGVNVPMRYLMYSDQVWHKIFMNSDGALVESVIPRVSTVYNLVVFENGQMEQAPFVQRAFAGGLELLERDEPWKWAVKDVQALKRLIQEGQKAPEGKVDLVISPEVAGIAVHESVGHPYESDRIFGREAAQAGESFVKPDMLGERIGSDVVTVIEDPTIPNSWGFYLYDDEGVKARPRYLIRNGIITEFLTNREYAYKLGQRSNAAARAINYNREPIVRMANTYLAPGDHSFEELIEDIKLGVYMVSFNEWNIDDRRYQQRYIGREAYLIENGEIKHPVRRPILEITTRALWSSVDAVGKDVEFYPGTCGKGEPGQGVPVWMGGAHARLRDIPLRRP
- a CDS encoding type II toxin-antitoxin system RelE family toxin, giving the protein MSYRVILHRNVLKSLKQAPDSIKQRFYEFVEELRFNPIPSERFDIKKLKGRKNTFRVRLGGYRVIYELEKDELLILIIKFGKRENVYE
- a CDS encoding MazG nucleotide pyrophosphohydrolase domain-containing protein, producing MEIREFQDMIREIYFHKDSKRGVERTFLWFVEEIGELSEAIRKRDRESMEEEFADVLAWLASLANLLGIDLEEAAKKKYPGVCPYCGKKPCECEEK